Proteins encoded in a region of the Pseudomonas syringae KCTC 12500 genome:
- a CDS encoding YciK family oxidoreductase has translation MFDYSAHPELLKGRIILVTGAARGIGAAAAKAYAAHGATVLLLGRTEASLAQVHDEINAAGQPQPLVIPFDLQSADPAQYQALATMIERTVGRLDGLLHNASIIGPRTSVEHLPGEDFMEVMHVNVNATFMLTQALLPLLQRSEDASIAFTSSSVGRKGRAQWGAYGVSKFATEGLMQTLADELEGVSTVRANSINPGATRTGMRAQAYPDENPQNNPAPEEIMPVYLYLMGPDSKGINGQALNAQ, from the coding sequence ATGTTTGATTACTCCGCGCACCCGGAACTGCTCAAGGGCCGGATCATTCTGGTCACTGGCGCCGCTCGCGGCATCGGTGCCGCAGCCGCCAAAGCCTACGCAGCGCATGGCGCCACCGTCCTGCTGCTGGGCAGGACCGAAGCCAGCCTGGCGCAGGTCCATGACGAGATAAATGCAGCAGGCCAGCCGCAGCCGTTGGTCATACCCTTCGATCTGCAAAGCGCCGACCCTGCGCAGTATCAAGCGCTGGCGACCATGATCGAGCGCACAGTCGGCCGTCTTGACGGGCTGCTGCACAACGCCTCGATCATCGGCCCGCGTACCTCAGTGGAGCACCTGCCCGGCGAAGACTTCATGGAGGTCATGCACGTCAACGTCAATGCCACCTTCATGCTCACCCAGGCACTGCTGCCGCTGCTTCAGCGTTCGGAGGATGCATCGATAGCCTTCACCTCCAGCAGCGTGGGCCGCAAAGGGCGCGCACAATGGGGCGCTTACGGCGTGTCGAAGTTTGCCACCGAAGGCCTGATGCAAACCCTCGCTGACGAGCTGGAAGGCGTCAGCACGGTCCGCGCCAACAGCATCAACCCCGGCGCGACCCGTACCGGCATGCGCGCGCAGGCCTACCCGGATGAAAACCCGCAGAACAATCCGGCACCTGAAGAGATCATGCCGGTCTATCTGTACCTGATGGGGCCGGACAGCAAAGGCATCAACGGGCAGGCATTGAATGCCCAGTGA
- a CDS encoding GGDEF domain-containing protein, producing the protein MNFPTQTHAIDFDTAELQRLGFRNRPDAVLPPPSLPELIYQLGRQLQTSLEAERILTLFFQGVQRFLPLSGLMYRHIESDLHLRLGEMSSDSASFHLRHEGKCIGELEFQGSRPFDTRQLSDLESLLVCLVYPLLNALLYRIATQTALRDPLTSTGNRIAMDQSLAREIEISRRHKQPLSLLMLDIDHFKKVNDEYGHHTGDDVLKTVAQSLKAQLRNIDRVFRYGGEEFVVILSNTGADSAELIGQRLCQAVRNLEFRELSPALTMTVSLGCSTLLPTETADSLLRRADNALYVAKREGRNRIAMAS; encoded by the coding sequence ATGAATTTTCCTACCCAGACCCATGCAATCGATTTCGATACGGCTGAACTGCAGCGCCTGGGTTTCAGAAATCGACCTGACGCCGTGCTTCCCCCCCCGTCACTGCCCGAGCTGATCTATCAGCTTGGGCGACAATTGCAAACCAGTCTGGAAGCCGAGCGGATACTGACCCTGTTCTTTCAAGGCGTACAACGGTTCCTGCCATTGAGCGGTCTGATGTATCGACATATCGAAAGCGACTTGCACCTGCGTCTGGGCGAGATGTCATCCGACAGCGCCAGTTTTCATCTGCGTCACGAAGGCAAATGCATCGGCGAACTGGAGTTTCAGGGCTCCAGGCCATTCGATACGCGGCAACTGAGCGACCTCGAATCCCTGCTGGTGTGCCTGGTGTACCCGTTGCTGAATGCGCTGCTGTACCGCATTGCTACCCAGACTGCCCTGCGTGACCCGCTGACCAGCACCGGCAATCGCATCGCCATGGATCAGAGCCTGGCCCGTGAAATCGAGATTTCACGTCGCCACAAGCAACCCTTGTCCCTGCTGATGCTGGATATCGACCACTTCAAGAAAGTGAATGATGAATACGGTCATCACACCGGTGACGATGTGCTGAAGACCGTCGCGCAGAGCCTTAAGGCACAACTGCGCAATATCGACCGGGTGTTCCGCTATGGCGGTGAAGAGTTCGTGGTGATTCTTTCCAACACTGGCGCCGATTCTGCCGAGCTGATTGGTCAGCGTCTGTGCCAGGCCGTGCGAAATCTCGAGTTTCGCGAGCTTAGCCCGGCATTGACCATGACTGTCAGCCTGGGTTGCTCGACACTGCTGCCGACTGAAACAGCCGACAGCCTGCTGCGTCGTGCGGACAATGCTCTGTACGTCGCCAAGCGCGAAGGCCGCAATCGTATCGCCATGGCAAGCTAG
- a CDS encoding TRZ/ATZ family hydrolase produces MPNATAPLDLLLLPDWLVPVEPAGVVLKDHGIGIRDGCIAYIGPRAEALRQNAVQVLELPGMLLSPGLINAHGHAAMTLFRGLADDLPLMTWLQDHIWPAEGKWVDEDFVRDGTDLAIAEQLKGGITCFSDMYFYPKVAAERVHASGMRAQITVPVLDFPIPGAHTTAEALHNGIELFNDLAHHPRIKIAFGPHAPYTVSDENLEKVRVIADELDATIQMHVHETAFEVEQAVEQRQERPLARLNRLGMLGPRFQAVHMTQISDDDLALLVESNTNVIHCPESNLKLASGFCPVERLWQAGVNVAVGTDGAASNNDLDLLGETRTAALLAKAVAGSATALDAHRALRMATLNGARALGIQAETGSLEIGKAADMVAFDLSGLAQQPIYDPVSQLIYATGRDCVSHVWVAGKQLLDARQLTRMDEHALRDTAIAWGQRISGKAE; encoded by the coding sequence ATGCCGAACGCTACAGCACCGCTCGACCTTTTGCTCCTGCCCGACTGGCTGGTGCCGGTCGAGCCCGCAGGCGTCGTGCTCAAGGACCACGGCATCGGCATTCGCGATGGCTGTATCGCTTATATCGGTCCACGCGCCGAAGCGCTGCGGCAAAACGCCGTGCAGGTGCTGGAACTGCCCGGCATGCTGCTCAGCCCCGGCCTGATCAACGCCCACGGCCATGCGGCGATGACCTTGTTTCGCGGGCTGGCCGATGACCTGCCACTGATGACCTGGCTGCAGGACCATATCTGGCCTGCCGAAGGCAAGTGGGTCGATGAAGACTTCGTGCGTGACGGCACAGACCTGGCCATCGCCGAGCAGCTCAAGGGCGGCATCACCTGTTTCTCCGACATGTATTTCTACCCCAAGGTGGCCGCCGAACGCGTCCACGCCAGCGGCATGCGTGCGCAGATCACCGTCCCGGTGCTGGATTTTCCGATTCCAGGTGCCCATACCACGGCTGAAGCCCTGCACAACGGCATCGAACTGTTCAACGATCTCGCCCATCATCCACGCATCAAGATCGCCTTCGGCCCGCATGCGCCCTATACCGTGAGCGATGAGAACCTGGAGAAGGTCCGGGTAATCGCCGACGAGCTGGACGCCACGATCCAGATGCACGTCCACGAGACCGCATTTGAAGTCGAGCAGGCTGTCGAACAGCGCCAGGAACGCCCCCTCGCCCGCCTCAACCGGTTGGGCATGCTCGGGCCGCGCTTCCAGGCCGTGCACATGACCCAGATCAGCGACGACGATCTGGCCCTGCTGGTGGAAAGCAATACCAACGTCATTCATTGCCCGGAATCCAATCTCAAGCTGGCCAGCGGTTTCTGCCCGGTTGAACGACTGTGGCAGGCCGGTGTGAACGTTGCGGTGGGCACCGACGGTGCCGCCAGCAACAATGACCTGGACCTGCTCGGCGAAACCCGCACCGCCGCCTTGCTGGCCAAGGCTGTTGCTGGCTCGGCTACGGCGCTGGATGCACACCGCGCGCTGCGCATGGCAACGCTGAATGGCGCTCGCGCCCTGGGTATTCAGGCCGAGACCGGCTCGCTGGAGATCGGCAAGGCGGCGGACATGGTCGCTTTCGACCTGTCGGGCCTGGCCCAGCAACCGATCTACGATCCGGTATCGCAGCTTATATATGCCACTGGCCGCGATTGCGTGAGTCATGTCTGGGTGGCCGGCAAGCAATTGCTCGACGCTCGCCAGCTGACCCGCATGGATGAACACGCTTTGCGCGACACCGCGATCGCGTGGGGCCAGCGTATTTCCGGTAAAGCCGAATAA
- the ubiG gene encoding bifunctional 2-polyprenyl-6-hydroxyphenol methylase/3-demethylubiquinol 3-O-methyltransferase UbiG, producing MSNVDRAEIAKFEALAHRWWDRESEFKPLHDINPLRVNWIDERVGLAGKKVLDVGCGGGILSEAMALRGATVTGIDMGEAPLAVAQLHQLESGVSVEYRQITAEDMAEEMPEQYDVVTCLEMLEHVPDPSSVIRACYRMVKPGGQVFFSTINRNPKAYLFAVVGAEYILNLLPRGTHDFKKFIRPSELGAWSRDAGLQVKDVIGLTYNPLTKHYKLTSDVGVNYMIQTLREA from the coding sequence ATGAGCAACGTCGACCGCGCAGAAATCGCCAAATTCGAGGCCCTGGCCCATCGCTGGTGGGACCGCGAAAGCGAATTCAAGCCGCTGCATGACATCAACCCGCTGCGCGTCAACTGGATCGACGAGCGTGTCGGCCTGGCGGGCAAGAAGGTGCTGGACGTCGGCTGCGGCGGCGGCATTCTCAGCGAGGCGATGGCTTTGCGCGGCGCCACGGTGACCGGCATCGACATGGGCGAAGCGCCGCTGGCAGTTGCGCAGCTGCATCAGCTCGAATCGGGTGTCAGCGTCGAGTATCGACAGATCACCGCCGAGGACATGGCCGAAGAAATGCCCGAGCAATACGATGTAGTGACCTGCCTGGAAATGCTCGAGCACGTGCCGGACCCCTCCTCGGTGATCCGCGCCTGCTACCGCATGGTCAAGCCTGGCGGCCAGGTGTTCTTCTCGACCATCAACCGTAACCCGAAAGCCTATCTGTTCGCCGTGGTCGGCGCCGAATACATCCTTAACCTGCTGCCACGCGGCACTCACGACTTCAAGAAATTCATCCGCCCTTCCGAGCTGGGCGCCTGGAGCCGTGACGCCGGTCTGCAGGTCAAGGACGTCATCGGCCTGACCTACAACCCGCTGACCAAGCATTACAAGTTGACCTCCGATGTCGGCGTCAACTACATGATCCAGACCCTGCGGGAGGCATGA
- the mtnA gene encoding S-methyl-5-thioribose-1-phosphate isomerase — protein MRDRMLAAEKVKAIDWRDDALYLLDQRVLPFEEVWHRYTTAEGVAEAIRTMVVRGAPAIGISAAYGAVLAARARIAQGADWYPALEEDLQLLADSRPTAVNLFWALNRMRDRLMRVKHGDDPLAALEAEAVAIHLSDREANLTMAQLGADLIRKHQGNLQTVLTHCNTGALATGGFGTALGVIRAAHLEGMIERVYADETRPWLQGSRLTAWELANEGIPVTLNADSAAAHLMRTKGITWVIVGADRITANGDVANKIGTYQLAVAAMHHGVRFMVVAPSSTIDMDMASGDDIIIEERDGRELLEVGGQRVGAEVEAFNPVFDVTPADLIDAIVTEKGIVERPDTARMAQLMSRKHLH, from the coding sequence ATGCGCGATCGAATGTTGGCTGCAGAGAAAGTTAAGGCCATCGATTGGCGAGACGACGCTCTGTACCTGCTGGACCAGCGGGTACTGCCGTTCGAGGAAGTCTGGCACCGCTATACCACCGCCGAGGGAGTCGCCGAAGCGATTCGCACGATGGTCGTGCGCGGCGCGCCGGCTATCGGCATCAGTGCTGCCTATGGTGCGGTGCTGGCCGCACGTGCGCGTATCGCGCAAGGTGCAGACTGGTATCCGGCGCTGGAAGAGGACTTGCAGTTGCTGGCCGATTCGCGCCCAACGGCAGTGAACCTGTTCTGGGCGCTGAACCGGATGCGTGATCGTCTGATGCGCGTCAAGCACGGCGATGACCCGCTGGCGGCCCTCGAGGCCGAAGCCGTGGCGATTCACCTGAGCGACCGCGAGGCCAATCTGACCATGGCCCAGCTGGGCGCCGACCTGATCCGCAAGCACCAGGGTAATCTGCAGACGGTGCTCACCCACTGCAATACCGGGGCGCTGGCCACTGGCGGCTTCGGCACGGCGCTGGGCGTGATTCGTGCGGCGCATCTGGAAGGCATGATCGAGCGGGTCTACGCCGACGAAACCCGGCCCTGGCTGCAGGGTTCGCGGCTTACCGCCTGGGAGCTGGCCAACGAGGGCATCCCGGTGACCCTGAACGCAGATTCCGCCGCCGCGCACCTGATGCGCACCAAGGGCATCACCTGGGTCATCGTCGGTGCTGACCGCATCACCGCCAACGGCGACGTGGCGAACAAGATCGGCACCTATCAGCTTGCTGTCGCCGCCATGCACCACGGGGTGCGCTTCATGGTGGTCGCACCGAGCTCGACCATCGACATGGACATGGCCAGTGGTGACGACATCATCATTGAAGAGCGCGACGGCCGTGAACTGCTCGAAGTGGGCGGCCAGCGAGTCGGCGCCGAGGTCGAGGCTTTCAACCCGGTGTTCGATGTGACGCCGGCCGACCTGATCGACGCCATCGTGACCGAAAAGGGCATTGTCGAACGTCCCGATACCGCGCGCATGGCTCAATTGATGAGCCGTAAACACCTTCACTGA
- the mupP gene encoding N-acetylmuramic acid 6-phosphate phosphatase MupP — protein sequence MRLRAVLFDMDGTLLDTAPDFIAIAQAMLADRNLPAVPDKLIRDEVSGGARAMVAASFAMSPEDPQFEALRLEFLERYQRDCAVHSKLFDGMDELLADIEKAGLIWGVVTNKPVRFAQPIMERLGLSERSALLICPDHVTHSKPHPEPMILACRMLDLDPASVLFVGDDLRDIESGRDAGTKTAAVRYGYIHPDDNPDHWGADVVVDHPLELRKVLDNALCSC from the coding sequence ATGCGCCTGAGAGCGGTTTTATTCGACATGGACGGCACCCTGCTCGACACCGCACCGGACTTCATCGCCATCGCCCAGGCAATGCTTGCAGATCGTAACCTGCCTGCGGTGCCGGACAAACTGATCCGCGACGAAGTTTCCGGCGGTGCCAGAGCCATGGTCGCGGCCAGCTTTGCGATGTCCCCCGAAGATCCACAATTCGAGGCATTGCGCCTGGAATTTCTGGAACGCTATCAGCGTGACTGCGCCGTTCACAGCAAACTGTTCGACGGCATGGACGAACTGCTGGCCGACATCGAAAAGGCGGGGCTGATCTGGGGTGTGGTGACCAACAAACCGGTGCGCTTTGCCCAACCCATCATGGAGCGGCTCGGCCTGTCGGAACGCTCGGCGCTGCTGATCTGCCCTGACCATGTCACACACAGCAAGCCACACCCGGAACCGATGATTCTGGCCTGCCGGATGCTTGACCTGGACCCGGCCAGCGTTCTGTTCGTAGGCGATGACCTGCGCGACATTGAGTCCGGGCGCGACGCCGGCACAAAGACCGCCGCCGTGCGCTACGGCTATATCCACCCCGACGACAACCCGGATCACTGGGGTGCCGACGTGGTGGTCGATCATCCGCTGGAATTGCGCAAGGTGCTGGATAACGCACTGTGCAGCTGCTAA
- a CDS encoding TenA family transcriptional regulator encodes MIDAFERTGPLMEASSYPAWAQHLIKDCSAAKARVVEHELYQQMRDAKLSPQIMRHYLIGGWPVVEQFAVYMAKNLTKTRFGRHPGEDMARRWLMRNIRVELNHADYWVNWCAAHEVTLEDLHDQRVAPELHALSHWCWQTSSSDSLAVAMAATNYAIEGATGEWSAVVCSSGVYAEAFPEETRKKAMKWLKMHAQYDDAHPWEALEIICTLVGSKPSVQLQAELRQAVTKSYDYMYLFLERCMQMDRVKPRGRVAALEA; translated from the coding sequence GTGATCGACGCTTTCGAAAGAACCGGTCCGCTCATGGAAGCCAGCAGTTATCCGGCCTGGGCGCAGCATTTGATCAAGGATTGCAGCGCTGCAAAAGCGCGGGTGGTCGAGCACGAGTTGTACCAGCAAATGCGTGACGCGAAGTTGAGTCCGCAGATCATGCGGCACTACCTGATCGGCGGGTGGCCAGTCGTCGAGCAGTTTGCGGTGTACATGGCCAAGAATCTCACCAAGACCCGTTTTGGTCGTCACCCGGGTGAAGACATGGCGCGCCGCTGGCTGATGCGCAATATCCGTGTCGAACTCAATCATGCCGACTACTGGGTGAACTGGTGTGCGGCCCATGAAGTGACGCTTGAAGACTTGCACGATCAGCGGGTAGCGCCCGAGTTGCACGCGCTGAGCCACTGGTGCTGGCAGACCAGTTCGTCAGATTCGCTGGCCGTGGCGATGGCGGCTACCAACTACGCCATTGAGGGGGCGACCGGCGAATGGTCGGCCGTGGTCTGCTCCAGCGGTGTGTACGCCGAAGCCTTTCCTGAAGAGACACGCAAGAAAGCCATGAAGTGGCTCAAGATGCATGCACAGTACGACGACGCGCACCCTTGGGAGGCGCTCGAGATTATTTGTACGTTGGTGGGTAGCAAGCCGAGTGTGCAATTGCAGGCCGAGCTGCGTCAGGCCGTTACCAAAAGCTACGACTATATGTACCTGTTTCTTGAACGTTGCATGCAGATGGACAGGGTCAAGCCGCGAGGACGTGTTGCCGCGCTGGAGGCGTAA
- the gyrA gene encoding DNA gyrase subunit A: protein MGELAKEILPVNIEDELKQSYLDYAMSVIVGRALPDARDGLKPVHRRVLFAMSELGNDWNKPYKKSARVVGDVIGKYHPHGDTAVYDTIVRMAQPFSLRYLLVDGQGNFGSVDGDNAAAMRYTEVRMTKLAHELLADLHKETVDWVPNYDGTEMIPAVMPTRIPNLLVNGSSGIAVGMATNIPPHNLGEVIDGCLALIDNPELTIDELMQYIPGPDFPTAAIINGRAGIIEAYRTGRGRIYMRARSIVEDIDKVGGRQQIVITELPYQLNKARLIEKIAELVKEKKLEGITELRDESDKDGMRVVIELRRGEVPEVILNNLYAQTQLQSVFGINIVALIDGRPRILNLKDLLEAFVRHRREVVTRRTVFELRKARERGHILEGQAVALSNIDPVIALIKASPTPAEAKEALIKTPWESSAVVEMVERAGADSCRPENLDPQYGLREGKYFLSPEQAQAILELRLHRLTGLEHEKLLGEYQEILNQIGELIRILNSATRLMEVIREELELIRSEYGDARRTEILDARLDLTLGDLITEEERVVTISHGGYAKTQPLAVYQAQRRGGKGKSATGIKDEDYIAHLLVANSHTTLLMFSSKGKVYWLKTYEIPEASRAARGRPLVNLLPLSDGEYITTMLPVDLEAMRKRADEEGEALEGELDDAENSSETEEERKARIKAADKKKAPFIFMSTANGTVKKTPLVAFSRQRSSGLIALELDEGDILISAAITDGEQEIMLFSDGGKVTRFKESDVRAMGRTARGVRGMRLPEGQKLISMLIPEEGSQILTASERGYGKRTAISEFPEYKRGGQGVIAMVSNERNGRLVGAVQVLDGEEIMLISDQGTLVRTRVGEVSSLGRNTQGVTLIKLASDEKLVGLERVQEPSEVEGEELEGELVDGVIVDAAEVDDAGEGLQADAASDEDEPQN from the coding sequence ATGGGCGAACTGGCCAAAGAAATCCTCCCGGTCAATATCGAAGACGAGCTGAAGCAGTCCTACCTCGACTACGCAATGAGCGTAATCGTCGGTCGCGCACTGCCCGATGCACGCGATGGCTTGAAGCCCGTGCACAGGCGCGTGCTGTTCGCAATGAGCGAGCTGGGTAACGACTGGAACAAGCCGTACAAGAAATCCGCCCGTGTGGTTGGTGACGTGATCGGTAAGTATCACCCGCACGGCGACACCGCCGTGTACGACACCATCGTTCGTATGGCTCAGCCATTCTCTCTGCGTTACCTGCTGGTAGACGGTCAGGGCAACTTCGGTTCGGTCGACGGCGACAACGCCGCCGCCATGCGATACACCGAAGTGCGCATGACCAAGCTGGCGCACGAGCTGCTGGCCGACCTGCACAAGGAAACCGTGGACTGGGTGCCGAACTACGACGGCACCGAGATGATCCCGGCGGTCATGCCGACCCGTATTCCCAACCTGCTGGTCAACGGTTCCAGCGGTATCGCCGTGGGCATGGCGACCAACATCCCGCCGCACAACCTCGGTGAAGTCATCGACGGTTGCCTGGCGCTGATCGACAACCCCGAGTTGACGATCGACGAGTTGATGCAATACATCCCCGGTCCGGATTTTCCGACTGCGGCGATCATCAACGGTCGCGCCGGCATCATCGAAGCCTATCGCACGGGCCGTGGACGCATTTACATGCGTGCCCGCTCCATCGTCGAAGACATCGACAAGGTGGGCGGTCGCCAGCAGATCGTTATCACCGAGCTGCCTTACCAGTTGAACAAGGCGCGTCTGATCGAGAAGATCGCCGAGCTGGTCAAGGAAAAGAAACTCGAAGGCATCACCGAACTGCGCGACGAGTCCGACAAGGATGGTATGCGCGTGGTCATCGAGCTGCGTCGTGGCGAAGTGCCTGAGGTTATCCTCAACAACCTCTATGCCCAGACCCAGCTGCAAAGCGTTTTCGGTATCAACATCGTCGCCCTGATCGACGGTCGTCCGCGCATCCTGAACCTCAAGGATCTGCTGGAAGCCTTCGTTCGTCATCGCCGCGAAGTGGTGACCCGTCGTACCGTGTTCGAACTGCGCAAGGCGCGCGAGCGTGGCCACATCCTTGAAGGTCAGGCCGTTGCGCTGTCCAACATTGACCCGGTCATCGCCCTCATCAAGGCCTCTCCGACACCTGCCGAAGCCAAGGAAGCGTTGATCAAGACGCCTTGGGAATCGAGCGCAGTGGTCGAGATGGTCGAGCGTGCCGGTGCCGATTCGTGCCGCCCCGAGAACCTCGATCCGCAATACGGTCTGCGTGAAGGCAAGTATTTCCTGTCGCCGGAACAGGCTCAGGCCATTCTGGAACTGCGTCTGCACCGCCTGACCGGTCTCGAGCACGAGAAGCTGCTGGGCGAGTACCAGGAAATTCTCAACCAGATCGGCGAGCTGATCCGCATCCTGAACAGCGCAACGCGCCTGATGGAAGTGATCCGCGAAGAGCTGGAACTGATCCGCTCCGAATACGGCGATGCCCGTCGCACCGAAATTCTCGATGCACGTCTTGACCTGACGCTGGGTGACCTGATCACCGAAGAAGAGCGTGTTGTCACCATTTCCCACGGTGGCTATGCCAAGACTCAGCCATTGGCGGTCTATCAGGCTCAACGTCGTGGCGGCAAGGGCAAGTCGGCCACCGGCATCAAGGATGAGGATTACATTGCTCACCTGCTGGTTGCCAACAGCCACACCACGCTGCTGATGTTCTCCAGCAAGGGCAAGGTCTACTGGCTCAAGACCTACGAGATTCCGGAAGCGTCCCGCGCTGCCCGTGGTCGTCCGCTGGTCAACCTGTTGCCTTTGAGCGACGGCGAATACATCACCACCATGCTGCCGGTCGACCTCGAAGCCATGCGCAAGCGTGCCGATGAAGAAGGCGAGGCGCTGGAAGGCGAGCTGGACGACGCGGAAAACAGCAGCGAGACCGAAGAAGAGCGCAAGGCCCGTATCAAGGCGGCCGACAAGAAGAAGGCTCCGTTCATCTTCATGTCCACCGCCAACGGTACCGTCAAGAAGACTCCGCTGGTTGCATTCAGCCGTCAGCGCAGCTCGGGCCTCATCGCCCTTGAACTGGACGAGGGCGATATCCTGATCTCCGCAGCCATTACCGATGGCGAACAGGAAATCATGCTGTTCTCCGACGGCGGCAAGGTGACCCGCTTCAAGGAATCCGACGTGCGCGCCATGGGCCGTACAGCCCGCGGCGTTCGTGGTATGCGTCTGCCAGAAGGGCAAAAGCTGATTTCGATGCTGATCCCGGAAGAAGGCAGCCAGATTCTAACCGCTTCCGAGCGCGGCTACGGCAAGCGTACGGCGATCTCCGAGTTCCCCGAGTACAAGCGTGGCGGTCAGGGCGTCATCGCCATGGTCAGCAACGAGCGTAACGGCCGTCTGGTCGGCGCGGTTCAGGTGCTCGATGGCGAAGAAATCATGCTGATTTCCGATCAGGGCACGCTGGTTCGTACCCGTGTCGGTGAAGTTTCCAGTCTGGGTCGTAACACCCAGGGCGTTACCTTGATCAAGCTGGCCAGCGACGAGAAACTGGTCGGTCTGGAGCGTGTTCAGGAGCCGTCGGAAGTCGAAGGCGAAGAGCTTGAGGGTGAGCTTGTCGACGGCGTGATCGTCGATGCTGCTGAAGTGGACGATGCCGGTGAAGGCCTGCAGGCGGATGCTGCGTCAGACGAAGACGAACCACAGAACTAA